In Rutidosis leptorrhynchoides isolate AG116_Rl617_1_P2 chromosome 2, CSIRO_AGI_Rlap_v1, whole genome shotgun sequence, one genomic interval encodes:
- the LOC139887725 gene encoding glutamate receptor 2.8-like translates to MVCVHCFVNSVNASVAPAYKLINREPYSKVDSKETVTSTTIRLRSSRRRRFRKERRLIEQPADICADIVGPTWQVNKTGEGPCQQLVVWIPKKDVFTEFVKVKNFEVKGGFSIAIFCYALQLLPYRVQPIFKPYINDRGESNGTYDQLIHVIEGTNCQSIGGDITVRASRAQYVDFTPPYLSSEVYMLIHGSHEWNQTLWTFLRPFTKRLWFTIVGMCIYIGVAITILEYRADNPKFTASYQTLKMIIWFPVSTFFFNEGKIVNRNSKVVLVIWLSMIFIVVQIFTASLSSWLTLDQLRPKLPSGYENVGYQNGSFLKDFIMNKYKSNGMNLVPLKSVKEYKTALSTGRVTAVFDELPYIELFLAKYGSNYVKFGPINQESGITFAFPRGSPFLPSFTRAVISVTESDVMMDMKKKYLGFHAPDESQPNQDLPQSLDIQSFIGLFIFMGSVAIAAVVCSEISIRRANKKVHVSMDD, encoded by the exons ATGGTTTGTGTTCATTGCTTTGTTAATTCTGTGAACGCGTCGGTAGCACCAGCATATAAATTAATAAATCGAGAACCATATTCAAAAGTTGACTCTAAAGAAACGGTGACGAGTACAACTATCAGACTAAGATCTAGCCGAAGGAGAAGATTTAGAAAAGAGCGTCGTCTTATAGAACAGCCGGCTGATATATGTGCAG ATATAGTAGGGCCCACATGGCAAGTGAATAAAACAGGAGAAGGTCCATGCCAACAATTAGTTGTGTGGATTCCAAAGAAAGATGTATTTACCGAGTTTGTAAAAGTAAAAAATTTTGAAGTTAAAGGTGGATTCTCCATAGCAATATTTTGCTATGCATTACAATTGTTGCCATACAGAGTTCAGCCTATTTTCAAACCGTACATTAACGACAGAGGGGAGAGTAACGGTACCTATGATCAACTTATACATGTTATTGAAGGAACG AATTGTCAATCGATTGGCGGTGATATTACCGTGCGTGCCAGCAGAGCTCAATACGTTGATTTTACGCCACCATATCTAAGCTCTGAAGTTTATATGCTTATTCATGGATCACATGAATGGAACCAAACGTTGTGGACTTTCCTAAGACCTTTTACTAAGAGATTGTGGTTCACAATAGTTGGCATGTGTATCTATATTGGAGTTGCAATCACAATTTTAGAATACCGTGCGGACAACCCCAAATTTACAGCATCCTATCAGACACTCAAGATGATCATTTGGTTCCCGGTTTCTACGTTCTTCTTCAATGAAG GGAAGATAGTGAATAGGAACTCTAAAGTTGTGTTGGTTATATGGTTAAGTATGATTTTTATTGTGGTTCAGATTTTCACAGCTAGCTTGTCCTCATGGTTGACTCTCGATCAACTACGTCCTAAATTGCCTTCTGGATATGAAAACGTCGGATATCAAAATGGTTCCTTTCTAAAAGATTTTATAATGAACAAATACAAGAGCAATGGCATGAATTTGGTTCCTCTCAAAAGCGTTAAAGAATATAAAACTGCTTTGTCCACCGGTAGAGTTACTGCAGTGTTCGATGAACTTCCGTACATTGAACTATTTCTTGCCAAATATGGCTCTAATTACGTGAAGTTTGGACCAATAAACCAGGAATCCGGAATTACATTT GCATTTCCTCGTGGATCTCCTTTTTTACCGAGCTTTACAAGGGCCGTCATAAGTGTTACCGAAAGTGATGTCATGATGGATATGAAGAAAAAATACTTGGGGTTTCATGCTCCTGATGAATCTCAACCTAATCAAGACCTTCCACAAAGTCTTGATATTCAGAGCTTTATTGGACTGTTCATATTTATGGGGAGTGTGGCTATAGCCGCTGTTGTCTGTTCAGAAATATCCATTCGGCGTGCGAACAAAAAAGTTCATGTATCGATGGATGACTAG